The genomic segment TGACCTGTGCAAAAGACAAAACGtgatacctaaatatattgttacatCTTTTGaaagttaataaattgatCTTACGAAGAGGTTTTTTTGTTACTACATAAcaactgcacactagcgccaccataaCATTTGTACCAATTTCTTGTTTACTagcaaaatctaaaaaaattgatcaaatatattatcacgagtttaaataaataataataaattatgtagtttAGAAGATTGGTTTACGTTTGATTAGAAAATTGGTTTTCGATTTTAGTTATCGTGCGCCATCAAGCGTTGTGGTGTGACTAGTGATGCAGGATGCTGCCCTcgtaaaaatcttaaatagaACCTTATTACCTATGTTAGGAAaagattcattcattcttcTTTACTCATTCAAAACCccatgaaataaaagaaatgaagttgaattattaaatttatttaaaaagatgtGTACAAATATTCTAAAGCTGGTATACGCATTGCAGCTTTACGCGACACCAATGTTCTTACACAACAATGGGCTCTGCCGCTCGAAGACAACCTTATGGATCTGATGTCACTttggatataaaaataagcgTTGAAATCACATTGAAACCTGCACACCAAATAACCATACACATTCCACggaattttttattctactaaattgatattttaataccgAATAGTAAATTGTTAACTATCTATTTAGCATTATATTGGATTGGGGACATATAACATCGGAcgtaaacattaaaaacaataccGTCTTATAGACCGTTAATGGTACTAACTATTCCTTGGAACCTAGCAACTAACATGCCTCGACGCCATTACTTTGCAAGTAAAATTGGGAAAATAAACGACATGAGGCGGAAACTTAACAATACATTCCATACAAGTTACATCAAGGAATGTGGAAATATTCAGAAGCTACTGCGAGGCTTTTCAGTCGAAACTTCAACGAAATATTTCACTTAACAAAAGAGCATCCACTACCTATTTTACACAAGGCAACTTGCGCAACTATGGCTGCAACAATCACAGAATCGCGTCGACTATAATTGAAACgttactataaaattaaagagcTCTGCATCAGAGTTTCAAAATACCTCAACCAGACAACGGCGGcggttattataatatacagaactttttactttttactcaCCAGCCTTTTCACAATACTACAATCACtgaaatagaattaaaacAATCTCGATTGTCCacaagtaaatttataaattttggtCACTGCTATATTTCATGATCCAAAGCTGTTGAGAGACTGGTGTTAAAAAAActcgtataaaataaattacatatcgTTACAGCACCACGCGAATCTTTACAGCTAAGAAGTGCGTTTGGACCGTTCGTGCGCTAGAGGGCGCTACTGGTGTTTGCATTCGGCGGGGTTGTCCTGGCCACTGCCCTTCACTGCGCGTTTGTTCCCGCGTCTCCGCGGCGCAGGTTCATCATCTTCGCTTTCTTCGCTCGAACATTCTTCCTCCTCCTGTTAAATTAACCAATGCTAAATTTaacacatatatattaaacacGTGCTACTTTTGAAGCAatagattttcatttattgcgTCAATGTCCTCGAAATCTAAACGGCGTATTGGTAAATTTCGACGTAAAGCAAAACAGGTTTTTTAGACCTCGAGGGTTTTAGCAGCTATAACAATTGGCATTAATTAAAcgacacaaaaatattaccttATCGATAATAACGTGAATTCTGCAACCATCTGCATTCCGCAAACTCGCACAACTAATCATGCAAACCgggatacaaaaataaaagactcGTATATAAAGCAATACAATTTAATGTCATCGTAGTGACAACATGCCAAAACGTAAGCCATAACCAGTAGTATGACGAGAGCTGCAAACATTGACCGTATTATGCTAACTTCAATagaaagttatataaataaaaaatatacatctatACTCCGACATAGCTATTGTCAAGTTATTACTTAATACATTCCGAATAAGATCACAGTTGCGATGTAGTGATGAATATAAAATGCGGTTTGGCACTATAACAAGAGATTCACTAACGAGATGGCCGGCGTCTATAACGTTGGCTGCTAAGAGCTCAGTGGAATGACAACACATTAATTTGGACACATACATCAATAGCCTTagagaataataatatcacaTGGAATTTCAAAGTACACAAACGAACAAGTAAAAttcgtaaacaaaaatactataattactgtataataaataaaaacgtgaAATTGTATAACTAGAAATGCAGTATAGGTAACGTAACAGACATAACAAGTGACAtgcattatttatacattaatcATTAAGAAGGCACCTTATACGCTTCTCGCTCTAAATCTAAGTTGGGCTCGCTTCAGCACAATTGGCTttctaaaacatatttatctgAACCGGAGATAAACCATGCATAGAAttgtttaaactattttttaaagacgAAGAATGAGATGTCACAAACATGATAATTGTCatgttttgacaaaatatttcattagccatataattttactaatagATAAATCTcatttgcaattattttcCAACATTCACTTGAAATTCTTCGTCTTTGAAAAAGCgcgttataaaaacaaaaatgctaGCACAtgtactaatttaaaaaatccgatGTGTCGCAGGAGTATTTCTTATATATCGTatagaaaaatcaaaaaatatttggttaaaTTTCGATAAAAAATTACGCGTCAAATATAAAGGGCTCGGTTCCCATTATGTCTTAAGCATATTAAATAACTCGAAAGAGGCCTTGTCgatgttatttaatatacttgATGGATAGCGATATCCAAATGTGACACAGATAGGAACGCCCGTTAGGAGGCTATGCACGGCGAACCGCGAGCGTACGAGACAACTTTACAGAGTAAAAACGCTAGATCAGTGGAGCGAGTGGGCATCAATCGTCCGCGTCCGAAACCTCCTCTGTGCCGGAGTCTTCGTCGGAGTACGAATCCTCCTGAAACCAAACACACCGCTGTTGGTTGCTGTCCCCGCGGCCAGACGACGATACTGTATGACCAAGCTAGGGGGAGGGAGAGGAGGGAGACTGAGCTTTGTGTTTGTATAGGCAACTGTATTGCCATTAATATTGACATATTGACAGTTGTCATATTGACAGTTTTTTGTCCTTATCGGGCGGGGCGCTGTTCATGAGATTTGGAATATACTCTGTGTAATTCCAGGCTTTATTCTACACATGtgctaaatttcattgaaaactataacttttataaagagaagataaatttcaatatttgatgAACATGAACAACAACAGCCGTAACTAGTATGTTTCCTaaacgtaatatattttatattatttctgacTCTATGATGGTCCAGGCCATAGTCTGCATCATAGTCGATCCCTcgttttaacaccacattgtaaaaaatgtaaactcgtgcttttgcaaataataatcTCGTCTTTAAAAAGTATGAAGTGCAAAATAGAGAAGCTTTCTATAGAAATTGTTCGCAACGCGGTCACTTCTCAAACTATTTCGAAATTCAACCTTCAACGACAAGAGTATTCTTTCAGCGGAAGCGATCATTTGGCAAATCAAATCAGAGATCGCCCCGATTCAAAATCACAATCGTACGCAGCCGAAAGTTTTCAATATACACTTAATTTCAACGagtaaataatgattaatacgcaaataaaaattgctacCTACACAGACTCAAAGCTCAGCCATCGTCAAAATACTGTACCTCCGTCTGAGACCTTGGGGAAGGGATTGGGCAACTCAATCACACATTACTAAGCAAGCAAGTTCTACCACAGGGTTCTACCATGCAGACATTACTACTCTAGAACGCTAGATGGCTGTAGAATTCACTACgacttatcaataaaatttcgtAACCGCACACCCAAGGCTGTGTAATACATGCTAAAAGTGCTATATTGTTGATTAAAATTTCaggatataattttaaagttaatcttATATAAActgcttattttttaattcacgcAGGATAAAACGaagcaatgtatgtatattagcCATCTTGGCTGATGTATAGAATAGATAACGTCTTAACgcctatttaatatttgaaatatgttttatagatttttgaaTGACTTTTATACATAAGCAGGGCCGAGATATGGAATAGGACCATTATACCCGTGGAAATCATAACTcctcaaatatttacaactgATAGGCGACAATTGCATTCTTAAAGAGAATTTACGTCCGACAGGCAGTCGGACGGAAAATCACATCCAATTCTGCAAAATTTAAAGCACGCACATCAATACTGCATGTTGTGAAATATACGATCTTTAGTTTTTTGTCTACTATGCTGGTCTGGGagcaaaatataatgtttcagCTGCTTCTTAACAAAGATTGTAAAATCAATCAAAGGGCTATAACCTGGAGATTCTTCATATAGGCTAGCGTTTAGCAACCAGCTACCTACCTAACCTGTTTTTAATCTAAATGCCAGCAATAAGCGCACTATACAGCTAAACGTGGCGTTCGATTCCCTGATCTCTGATCCGGAGCACCCGGTTCAATTCCCAGCGCGGGCAAATAAATGTGCCTGTGTTCACAAATATATGTCTGCGGTTCTCGGTGTGTAGTGCCCGTTTGTGTTTGTGTCTACCGGGCCCGCGCTACAAGCGAgcgtgggccgttgagtgtagTGTCGTGATGTACACCGACCTCCTCCTCGAAGTCGTCGTCGTCGTCGTCGTCGAGCCCCTCGCCGGTGTACAGCAGCACGGCGCGCGACACCACTCGCTCGCGGATGTAGTGCCCGATCTCGAAGTCCGCCGTCAGCAGCGCCTGGAATATAACACCGTTATGAGATCCACTTCTTGTATACCCTGGGCTcagacgctcaacggctgaagtaaccgggaacacgctcaGATAGATTGAGATTCAGTTGTTTTATTGCTCTTATAAAGgttgctttttaaaattttaaatatggaacaCACAGGcccgttatttttttaaaattacactggctgtttatttctatgtcagtaatatttcaacaaaaaagaaaaaatctctGGGCCGTTTGGGCTCTTCGTTACTGACTAGGACTTAAGGATGaggaatgaaaaaatattaacataccTGAACGTCCGAAGCCAAGGTAGAGTTGGGGTCATCAGGCATGGTGGGCGGCGTGAAGAAATTGAAGAAGGAATCCGCCTGGACTGACTTCGTGACGGTGCGGACAGAGCCTCGCGACTTGTGCTTCTGTTTCttctttattgttttcacTGTCACATTTTTCCCCTTCTTCCAGTTGATTTCGCAGCCCTGAaagataatttgttttagtaCATGTCTAGTGCATATGATTTTAGTAAATTGCTTGAGGGTTAAGCTTCAGTTGGTGATGCATGTTAAACAAATCAATCATGATTTTCAGTTGATTGGTGTTGATTGTCATCATTTGTTGTTgcaggttttttttaaatatcacacAATATTGAATATAACTAATTTATGTCTGCGGATTTTCTTATTAAGGATATTATTCCTAAGCCCAATTTATACATTCTGAGCCAAAGCAGAACCTGGGGCAGAATTTTGGTTTACAGATTCCCATCTGTTTGaaccaccaccaccgctttacaTACCTTGCAAGAATATATTTCGGGTCCCTCAAAGTCCAAAGGGTTCTCCTCATCTGGCTTGCATTTCATTGAGTACTCCTTGGTGAGGATTGTGTTTGTGAAGTATTCGTTTGGCGCGAAGTGGAATTCCAGCGTGAATCCGATCGGGTCGTCATGCATTTGCACTGCAATAGAAATAAAGTGTCAGATTTTCgttgtttatattttggtgATTTGGGATGGTTGTGGAATATCAGTTTAAATTATCTGTCACGACATTCAGTTCTTGgtgataataatatgtcatCATTTCAGTTAGTGTACTAGGAAAACCCCAAccaggaaataataatactaattacCTTTAATATCCTGCAAGCACTTGAGGATGGGCTCGTCATGTTCCTGCATCATCTCACACAGCATCGACACATTCCTGAATATGGTGTACCAGAAGTCTGGAACTCCCTTCACATTCGGGTCCATTGTAGGCCTggaacattatttaataaagtttataacgGATAGAGGACGAGAATGGAGGTCAATTGTTATATTTGCTTCAGTTGGTGATGCATGTTAAACAAATCAATCATGATTCTCAGTTAAATGGTGTTGATTGTCATCATTTTAATTCACAATTATACCAATATTGTTGTTGACACtgtatagtttaatttttcagaATGTCCTGCCAGTATAAATGCAAACTAAGCTATAAGATCCACACTTGTTAATTGACCTCTGAGGAAAACCCGGCGGTAaccttaatttgaaattatcacttcaataagttataaatttacttcaaATGATATCATTGAAGGCAATTTATGACTTGTTCAAATTGAGATGATATactgatgtatatcatccttagttgaataaaataaaaattttgaaagtgAAACTCACTCGGCTGGCTTCTCCTCGCCTTCCTTCTTCTCGGAGCCGTCAGTGATGGCGGTACTCTGGACCGCGCGCGCTAGTTCCTCTTCTTCATTCTCGTCCCGCCAGGGGTTCAGGCACTCGTCGTCTGTGGGCTCGTAACCACCGGCTACGATTTGGGCGCGCTGATGAGGAAAATCGCATgggttattattttattattattgatttatttcttcacCATTGGCTACTACATcagtataattaatatttactagaTGGGAACTCCAGCGTAGGCACTAGATGATTGATTCTCCCACTCTGGGGAACATTGCCCCAAGTAGTACAATTCTTGCTAAATTATTAGACTAACTGTGCAACATTTAAAGGTGGACACTTTCAACATTTCCAAACTTTCATATCCTTTCAGAAAAGAAATGCCAGTCCCCTGGCACCAAAGTTAAGAACACAGAATCCATTCATAAGCATAGAATAGGATTCAGCAATTCAGTGTTAAATCAAAAACTGGACATTAACACATTCATTTTGTTAAAAGAAATCGGAAACCTGGTGAGtggtttaaattattactaaatagGGTTTATTTCAATAGGGCTTGTAAAACTATCTCACCTTTTCAAACAGTGGCTTGTACAGCTTCTCGTACTTGCACTCAAGCGCATGCACTTCGCTGTAGAACTTGGCCTCGATGTCGACGAACTCCTTCTGCAGTGTGCGGAGCGCGCGGATTCGCCGGCGAACGTTCGGCGGCAGCGACGCCATGGCCTCCGCGTGGATGCGGTTCGTGATCGCCGCCAACATCTCGTTGCGGGTTATGCCACTGTTGACAAAATGTCAGGTTGTAGACTtatcttacttttttatgaagtGGTGAAACATGGAAAACCCTAACATGAACGAATACTAGCTGAAACCCATTTATCCCATACGGATTGttgcaagttttttttttaaatatcacacAATCTTGAATATAACTAATTTATGCTTGCGGCTTTTCTTATTAGGGATATTATTCCTAAGCCCAATTTATACATTCTGAGCCAAAGCAGAATCTGGGGCAGAATTTCGGTTCGTATGAAAGCTGGACCTAAACAATGGATAAATCTTATGGGTCGCAAGATTTGCaaagcttttaattttttctggttggtaattttctttttaattcgGTCGAATTTCCTGTACGGCAAATtgtctttttaaaatcaattcattCTGGCCGATGGTTtcgttttctatattttcatacttatccaaaataatgaaataatatcattCCTTATCATAACTGATGACATTAATAGATATTCTTCAGATAAAATCGCATACACAAGTCATAGAAGATAAGTCACACATTTTAATTGCAAATGAGTCTTAAGTAACCATTCCCTTGGTGAATCATTTTCCACAATAGAAGTACCAATGCCAAGTATTCATTGTGAGCGACGATGATGTagcaacaatattttttaagtgttCGTTTTCGTCAAGTTCAAGAAGTAACCTCACTGAAATATTGCCATTTTCTATGGCGTCACAAACAAGCCATAAAAAGTGTTTTAGCAGGTTTTTAAAATCAACTTTTCAGAGTTTTAGTTTATaaggaaatatagttttactattgaacaaaatcttgttttacatttaataaaaaaaaatgttacaacttaagattttttataacattattaccATTATTTTACATGTAGTACCAATCTAgtaggttttttaaattaacagaCATACATGCACATAACCGATTTTATGCAAGAGGCAACAGATCCTAAGGTGTAAGCGTTAATGTGCGTGCATGTACATGCATCTATTCTGATAGACGAGACAATTTGAGGTTGTTTTTTCCATTCGtgctaaaacaataaatatgagCGAGAAATCATTTATCACACGCATAACTCCATTTAACATACCGTGAGAAATTATATTCACTAGCCAACAATTTTTGATttagtgaaatgaaaaaagcAAATAGGTATAGGTTGAGACGTGATGTTTCACATTTCATGATGTGcacacatttaaattatttttagcaatTCCAAGATATTGGACCGTTATCCAAGATAGCGTAACGTAAACAACGTTACGCTATcaagatttcattttataataatagaactaGCAGTTGCCTGCACGCAGCTTcgcggtagcctatgtttgaccccGGGTCATTAATCATATCCATtcctttcatcaaaattggcccagcgCTTTAGCCGTTAAAGCTTgatagacagacatactttcgcattttataattttgattgaaattgcCGACCAAAGTTGCCATATTGATCAAGAGTATGActgatatacctacctatacatacTTGATCGGATTATCGGCGAACTCACGAAAGCGACAGATGCCGACATGAATGAACGAtcgcaaattaatttttttatgtcacaGAATATGCTTTTCGCATTATttccattttgaaaaatgtttaaagtaTGTAAATGGCATAATTATTCCACattggtttttatttcttttttgattTTCAAATGGAAATCTAATGTGATTTTTCGACATGAAACTTggtacctatacctacttTAGCTAAAGAAATGTTGCAATGGAGTTTTTTATCATGACTACCTACTTATTGACTGCTCAAGAGTAGCTAGGTATGTGTAGCCGCGATTTTATAGAGTTGCTATGTGATTAAACCGACTATTGATCATGTGGAGCGGAATGAGTCGATAGTTCATTGAACTATGATTACAatgcgttttattttttgtttgatgccattttttagtatattttttacttcttgATAACATTAATGGACTGGagataattatacatatttaagtaaGACTAAATCATGGTGTGTTTGAATAGAATGTAGGTTTTTTCCCTCATTCTCATTCTTGGCTCTAACGACGCCCCGTACTGCATCCGCGTAAAAAATAAGCCctaaatttttgaagattcggctgatTTTACGCCTGCCtcacgtcaaccctctttacGAATGCTGCTGCTGTTGGTATTGCCTGTCAACTGTCAAGTTTCTTTATCCCTATATACTAGTTGACACACACCGGAGAAAATGGAGCAGTCCTTCAAGTGAGGAAATCACACTCACTCTACCTATTCATCCATTTTGTCTTTCTCTGTCcctctgtctgtaatcaaatcttggcAGTTACACGTATCTGACCCACTTTCCAGATTACAAAACGTAAAGAAGCTGGGCATTCATATGTAAATTGGATaacaatgcaatattttaaCGACATGGAGACGatttaattatgaatgaatagAGTGACGTAGGAAAACTATCTTACAAAACGAGACATTATTAGTACTTACAAGAACTGATctagaaacaaaaattgtaaataatgaaatttgagtTTTTTTAGTTATACTATAACAACACATTAACTCCTTGaggataaatattatttatttaagataatattttaaaaagtgggCAAAAAAACTACCAGTAATGCTACAGTTAGAAACTTGCTTGGAATTATTACACACGGGAGGGAAAATTAGTCATTATTTCGGACGAGTCTTTATTGCTCCAGATGACTCACCATCAAAGAATTAGGCACATGTGATCTAATTGACACAATATGAACCCACCATGCAGTTTTAAACCAAAGTATGAAGTTTAACCCTTCTCAAGCAATTCTTAAATTAATCTGAAagattttaaagaataatttcagtatacttttttattttacaatgtgCTAATGTGAATAAAAACCTATTAAGTATGAATCATACAGTGTCATGGAAATGTTTAGGAAAAATcactaaaatacatacatcagacattttattatataggatCAGTCTATACAACATCAAACTCATCTTTATGTTGAATAAAGTTACGTCGCATGGATCTTTTGTCCATGTGAGGTAATTTTACATGGTGGACTGTATACCTAGACTAATAGTGGACTTACctacataggtatttaataactatataCTCTGAGCACACAACAAAAATTGATGTGACAACATTAATAGGTTTA from the Plodia interpunctella isolate USDA-ARS_2022_Savannah chromosome 20, ilPloInte3.2, whole genome shotgun sequence genome contains:
- the LOC128678618 gene encoding nucleosome assembly protein 1-like 1 isoform X1, whose product is MGTVERSGDDHTSEVESGEEEEMVGGGELAQHLMKSGITRNEMLAAITNRIHAEAMASLPPNVRRRIRALRTLQKEFVDIEAKFYSEVHALECKYEKLYKPLFEKRAQIVAGGYEPTDDECLNPWRDENEEEELARAVQSTAITDGSEKKEGEEKPAEPTMDPNVKGVPDFWYTIFRNVSMLCEMMQEHDEPILKCLQDIKVQMHDDPIGFTLEFHFAPNEYFTNTILTKEYSMKCKPDEENPLDFEGPEIYSCKGCEINWKKGKNVTVKTIKKKQKHKSRGSVRTVTKSVQADSFFNFFTPPTMPDDPNSTLASDVQALLTADFEIGHYIRERVVSRAVLLYTGEGLDDDDDDDFEEEEEEECSSEESEDDEPAPRRRGNKRAVKGSGQDNPAECKHQ
- the LOC128678618 gene encoding nucleosome assembly protein 1-like 1-A isoform X2, whose product is MGTVERSGDDHTSEVESGEEEEMVGGGELAQHLMKSGITRNEMLAAITNRIHAEAMASLPPNVRRRIRALRTLQKEFVDIEAKFYSEVHALECKYEKLYKPLFEKRAQIVAGGYEPTDDECLNPWRDENEEEELARAVQSTAITDGSEKKEGEEKPAEPTMDPNVKGVPDFWYTIFRNVSMLCEMMQEHDEPILKCLQDIKVQMHDDPIGFTLEFHFAPNEYFTNTILTKEYSMKCKPDEENPLDFEGPEIYSCKGCEINWKKGKNVTVKTIKKKQKHKSRGSVRTVTKSVQADSFFNFFTPPTMPDDPNSTLASDVQALLTADFEIGHYIRERVVSRAVLLYTGEGLDDDDDDDFEEEEDSYSDEDSGTEEVSDADD